The following proteins are encoded in a genomic region of Maribacter hydrothermalis:
- a CDS encoding type IA DNA topoisomerase — translation MKVCIAEKPSVAREIASVVGANSKHDGYYEGNGYAVTYTFGHLCTLKEPNDYKPHWKSWDLNNLPMLPEHFETKVTKDAGIQKQFKIIKQLFDKADVVINCGDAGQEGELIQRWVLNEAKYKGKVERLWISSLTTEAIQEGFKKLKPSADYDNLYYAGFSRAIGDWLLGMNATRLYTLKHGGYKQVLSVGRVQTPTLAMLVNRFKEIENFKPQPYWELQTLYRDTLFSYEEGRFLKVEDGEKLANIVKEHDFEVVSISKKSGNEYAPKLFDLTGLQVYCNTKFGFSADETLKIVQKLYEQKVVTYPRVDTTFLPNDIYPKVPGILKNLTDYASLTQPLQGKKIKKTKKVFDDSKVTDHHAIIPTGQQMNLQYNQQQVYDSIVRRFIAVFYPDCKVSNTTVIGKAEKVKFKATGKEILEKGWRVVFDTSTTISSQKNKESGILPTFKKGEKGSHEPSFLEKQTKPPKQYTEASLLRAMETAGKKVDDEELRELMKENGIGRPSTRANIIETLFRRKYIKRNKKQVIPTVTGIQLIDTIQNELLKSAELTGKWEKQLKDIEKGTFNAGSFIKQMKQMVDQLVYEVRSETRKANISAVNNKLATDTKKKGIEKSTDLASKVCPKCKKGIIRKGKSAYGCSEFKKTCDFIIPFKFEGKTISEKQYIRLFKKGSTVNLKGFKTNNTSIEGIVRFDENFKLKLEPKKDKVQAKHTFEENSCPKCGKGIILKGKAAYGCSEYKAGCDFRFSFSAIREKAKGRPLTKDLVFKIFREN, via the coding sequence ATGAAAGTCTGTATTGCCGAAAAGCCTTCTGTAGCACGAGAAATAGCATCTGTTGTCGGTGCCAATAGCAAACATGATGGCTACTATGAAGGCAATGGATATGCAGTTACCTATACTTTTGGGCATCTTTGTACGCTTAAAGAGCCAAACGATTATAAACCACATTGGAAAAGTTGGGATTTGAATAATTTACCCATGTTACCCGAACATTTTGAAACCAAAGTGACAAAAGATGCAGGTATTCAAAAACAGTTTAAAATTATAAAGCAATTATTCGACAAGGCAGATGTTGTTATCAATTGTGGGGATGCTGGGCAAGAAGGAGAATTAATACAACGTTGGGTTTTAAATGAAGCAAAATATAAAGGCAAGGTAGAACGGCTTTGGATTTCTTCTCTTACCACCGAGGCCATACAAGAAGGTTTTAAAAAGTTAAAACCATCTGCAGATTATGATAATTTATATTATGCAGGTTTTTCTCGTGCCATTGGCGATTGGCTACTTGGGATGAATGCCACACGCTTGTATACGTTAAAACATGGTGGGTATAAACAGGTATTATCTGTGGGCCGTGTGCAGACACCAACCTTGGCAATGTTGGTAAACAGGTTTAAAGAAATAGAAAACTTTAAGCCACAGCCCTATTGGGAGTTACAAACATTATATAGGGATACTTTGTTTAGTTATGAAGAAGGTCGATTTCTTAAGGTAGAAGATGGAGAGAAATTGGCGAACATTGTAAAAGAACACGATTTCGAAGTTGTTTCCATTTCCAAAAAATCGGGCAATGAATATGCACCTAAACTGTTTGATTTAACGGGGTTACAAGTCTATTGTAATACAAAATTTGGTTTTAGTGCAGATGAAACTCTTAAGATCGTTCAAAAATTATATGAGCAAAAAGTAGTAACCTACCCAAGAGTAGATACCACATTTTTACCAAATGATATTTACCCTAAAGTGCCAGGAATCCTTAAGAACCTAACTGATTATGCTTCTTTAACACAGCCACTACAAGGAAAAAAAATTAAGAAAACAAAAAAGGTTTTCGATGATAGTAAGGTTACCGATCACCATGCTATTATTCCCACAGGTCAGCAAATGAATTTACAATATAATCAGCAGCAGGTTTATGATAGTATTGTCCGTCGTTTTATTGCGGTATTTTACCCAGATTGTAAAGTCTCGAATACTACTGTTATCGGTAAAGCTGAAAAAGTGAAATTTAAAGCCACGGGAAAAGAAATTTTAGAAAAAGGATGGCGAGTAGTTTTTGATACTTCGACTACTATCAGCAGCCAAAAAAATAAAGAATCTGGGATATTGCCCACTTTTAAGAAAGGCGAAAAAGGATCACATGAGCCTTCTTTTCTAGAAAAGCAGACGAAACCACCAAAGCAGTATACAGAAGCATCGCTTTTAAGAGCAATGGAAACAGCAGGAAAAAAGGTTGATGATGAAGAGTTACGAGAGCTCATGAAAGAAAACGGTATTGGTCGACCATCTACACGTGCGAATATTATAGAAACTTTATTTCGTAGAAAATATATTAAGCGAAATAAAAAACAAGTAATACCAACAGTTACGGGTATTCAGCTAATAGATACTATTCAAAATGAATTATTGAAATCAGCGGAGCTCACAGGTAAATGGGAAAAGCAATTAAAGGATATTGAAAAAGGTACTTTTAATGCCGGTAGTTTTATTAAACAAATGAAGCAAATGGTAGATCAATTGGTTTATGAGGTGCGTAGTGAAACTAGAAAGGCAAATATTTCGGCTGTAAATAACAAACTAGCAACAGATACAAAGAAAAAAGGAATTGAAAAATCTACAGATCTGGCCTCAAAGGTTTGTCCTAAATGCAAAAAAGGAATAATCCGTAAAGGGAAATCTGCCTATGGTTGTTCAGAATTTAAAAAGACCTGCGATTTCATAATTCCATTTAAGTTTGAAGGCAAAACCATTTCAGAAAAGCAATATATTAGGTTATTTAAAAAAGGATCCACAGTGAACTTAAAAGGGTTTAAAACTAACAATACCTCTATAGAAGGGATAGTTAGATTTGATGAAAACTTTAAATTGAAATTAGAACCTAAGAAAGACAAAGTTCAGGCAAAACACACTTTCGAAGAAAATAGTTGTCCAAAATGCGGTAAAGGTATAATTCTAAAAGGGAAAGCAGCTTATGGATGTAGTGAGTACAAAGCAGGTTGCGACTTTCGTTTTAGCTTTAGTGCTATTCGAGAAAAAGCAAAAGGACGGCCATTAACCAAGGATTTAGTGTTTAAAATATTTAGAGAAAACTAG
- a CDS encoding DsrE family protein, translating into MKNILRTLLVVILMLASGTQVYGQKKLDQQTAADLQKTPKYGFILTTERHFKGVLSMYDLLIENGVEIEEYEIVVKGKVVTLLTKGSDLEEFFQKYKGKVKVSVCSVAMEKLGVAEEKLFDGLDVTPTASVRMLQLQANGYNTLTY; encoded by the coding sequence ATGAAAAATATTTTACGTACCCTATTAGTTGTAATACTAATGTTAGCTAGTGGCACACAAGTTTATGGACAGAAAAAATTAGACCAACAAACCGCTGCAGATTTACAGAAAACACCGAAGTATGGTTTTATACTTACTACAGAAAGGCATTTTAAAGGGGTGCTTAGTATGTATGATCTACTTATTGAAAATGGAGTGGAAATAGAAGAATATGAAATTGTTGTCAAAGGTAAAGTAGTAACCCTTTTGACAAAAGGTTCTGACCTTGAAGAATTTTTTCAAAAATATAAGGGCAAGGTTAAAGTAAGTGTATGTAGTGTTGCAATGGAAAAACTAGGAGTTGCAGAAGAGAAGCTTTTCGACGGTCTTGATGTCACCCCAACTGCATCGGTACGAATGCTGCAATTACAAGCAAACGGGTATAACACCTTAACATACTAA